From the Nonlabens marinus S1-08 genome, one window contains:
- a CDS encoding L-dopachrome tautomerase-related protein: MTTFIKNIFVSLLLVTFLNSCKENTSATIPLENSQPADSLSQPVTQVASFTGQQVTGVTVSDDGRIFVNFPRWRKGVENSVIEIKADQSLKSYPNDSWNAWEIGQPTQQDQFVGVQSVIAFENELYIIDTRSVLFQEVLDAPRIYVFDLETDNLKKTYTLGTSSYFPDSYINDLRVDPIKNLIYLTDSGHAGLIVLDRETGASRRILNEHQSTKAEQSYLTFDNQKWKGTIHSDGIALDAINNRLYYHALTAYSLYSISTDDLLTKSEKAIEQSVVYEGKTAAPDGMILDSNGNLYFADLENNKIQYRKPDGTIHTLVEGDQVSWADTFSIYNNELYYTNSRINEATGDISDMTFTLNKTPLPGN; the protein is encoded by the coding sequence ATGACCACATTTATTAAAAATATCTTTGTATCGCTATTATTGGTGACCTTTCTGAATTCCTGTAAGGAAAACACGTCTGCCACAATACCACTAGAAAATTCTCAACCAGCAGATTCACTTTCACAACCGGTTACTCAAGTAGCGAGCTTCACAGGACAACAAGTCACGGGAGTTACAGTGAGTGATGACGGCCGCATATTTGTCAATTTTCCTAGATGGCGTAAGGGTGTGGAAAACTCTGTAATTGAAATTAAGGCAGATCAGTCCTTGAAAAGTTATCCTAATGATTCATGGAATGCTTGGGAAATAGGACAACCTACACAACAAGATCAATTTGTAGGGGTACAATCTGTGATAGCTTTTGAGAATGAATTATACATTATCGATACTAGAAGCGTCCTTTTTCAAGAAGTTCTGGATGCACCTCGTATCTATGTTTTTGATCTTGAGACAGACAACTTGAAGAAAACCTACACCTTAGGTACTTCCAGTTATTTTCCAGATTCATACATCAACGATTTACGGGTGGATCCCATTAAGAACCTGATTTACCTTACGGATTCTGGCCACGCAGGATTGATCGTTTTAGATCGTGAGACCGGAGCTTCTAGAAGAATTTTAAACGAGCATCAATCCACCAAGGCAGAGCAGTCTTATCTCACCTTTGATAATCAAAAATGGAAAGGCACTATTCATTCAGACGGTATTGCACTGGATGCAATCAATAATCGTTTGTATTATCATGCACTCACAGCTTACAGTCTTTATTCTATATCAACAGATGATTTGCTGACTAAAAGTGAAAAGGCTATCGAGCAAAGTGTGGTTTATGAAGGTAAAACTGCAGCGCCAGATGGAATGATTTTGGACAGTAATGGAAATCTATATTTTGCAGATTTAGAGAACAATAAAATTCAATATAGAAAACCAGACGGCACCATCCATACATTAGTAGAAGGCGATCAGGTAAGCTGGGCAGATACATTCAGTATCTACAACAATGAATTATACTACACCAACTCAAGGATCAATGAGGCCACTGGCGATATTTCAGATATGACCTTTACCCTCAATAAAACCCCATTGCCAGGTAATTAG